A genomic region of Miscanthus floridulus cultivar M001 chromosome 3, ASM1932011v1, whole genome shotgun sequence contains the following coding sequences:
- the LOC136547270 gene encoding uncharacterized protein, giving the protein MPILQLILVFRVVVRSIRPLLFWPLYLYRHTVMNTRAEYSLPSLSLTWYQLTLDPTSFRCSPLHFSAMASPVSAASGASNPFAGPNDPAPPPAATLVLLNIRNHVPVILSTDDGNFRQWRSFFELTIKKFGLINHIDGTVDAAAMFNDPEWLQVDSCITSWLYNTVSKEIWNDVNRPNATAHSTWTAITGQFLDNRLQRAVYAQQEFHSLFQGDMNISEYCGRLKRLADTLYDCGAAVSDTALVINTLRGLNNKFSQAIAVLSTMSPPPTFLYTKSYLLQEENRIRHSLQMEAQTALLSAAPANASSTPVAPSPPTAPAPTNGPNDRRKKRKPNDGRNRPSNSGGQGSSSGRPPAPHGGAPTQPWASTYNPWQGVVQAWPMNNWRPSVLGSRPGINPPQAMAAYSAPTPDHAFHGGQQGSLPAGLYSALNGMTLNNTGGGGSDWFLDTGATSHMASNSGSSYQDGAPPM; this is encoded by the exons ATGCCTATTCTTCAGCTGATCCTAGTCTTCAGGGTAGTGGTTAGGAGTATACGGCCACTGTTGTTCTGGCCTTTGTATTTATACCGGCACACTGTTATGAACACGCGAGCTGAGTATTCTCTCCCATCTCTGTCTCTTACATGGTATCAGCTTACTCTTGATCCAACATCCTTCCGCTGCTCTCCTCTCCATTTTTCAGCCATGGCCAGTCCTGTTTCCGCTGCGTCCGGTGCCTCCAACCCATTCGCTGGCCCTAATGACCCTGCTCCGCCCCCAGCCGCCACTCTTGTGCTGCTGAACATCCGCAACCACGTTCCTGTCATCCTCTCCACGGACGATGGGAACTTCCGCCAGTGGCGTTCCTTCTTCGAGCTGACCATCAAGAAATTCGGCCTCATCAACCACATTGATGGCACGGTCGACGCCGCCGCCATGTTCAACGACCCGGAGTGGCTTCAGGTGGATTCCTGCATCACCTCCTGGCTCTACAACACGGTGTCGAAGGAGATCTGGAACGACGTCAACCGGCCGAACGCCACCGCCCACTCCACCTGGACGGCGATCACCGGGCAGTTTCTTGACAACCGCCTTCAGCGCGCCGTCTACGCTCAGCAGGAGTTCCACAGCCTATTCCAAGGCGACATGAACATCAGCGAGTACTGCGGCCGCCTCAAGCGCCTCGCCGACACCCTCTACGACTGCGGCGCTGCGGTCTCCGACACGGCGCTCGTCATCAACACCCTGCGAGGCCTCAACAACAAGTTCAGCCAGGCCATCGCAGTGCTCTCCACCATGTCCCCGCCGCCGACGTTCCTCTACACCAAATCGTATTTGTTGCAGGAGGAAAATCGCATTCGGCATTCCCTGCAGATGGAGGCGCAGACGGCCCTTCTCTCGGCCGCCCCCGCGAACGCGTCGAGCACGCCTGTGGCGCCGTCTCCACCAACTGCACCGGCCCCCACCAACGGTCCCAATGATCGCCGCAAGAAGCGCAAGCCCAACGACGGTCGCAACCGCCCGAGCAACTCCGGCGGCCAGGGCTCCTCCTCCGGCCGGCCTCCTGCACCACACGGCGGCGCGCCAACGCAGCCATGGGCCTCGACCTACAACCCGTGGCAGGGTGTCGTTCAGGCCTGGCCCATGAACAATTGGCGCCCCAGTGTTCTCGGATCGCGCCCCGGCATCAACCCTCCGCAGGCGATGGCGGCATACTCGGCACCAACACCGGATCACGCCTTCCACGGCGGCCAGCAGGGCTCCCTGCCTGCCGGTCTCTACTCCGCGCTGAACGGCATGACGCTCAACAACACCGGTGGGGGCGGATCGGATTGGTTCCTCGACACGGGCGCCACGTCCCACATGGCGTCCAACTCCG GATCTTCGTACCAAGATGGCGCTCCTCCGATGTGA